Proteins co-encoded in one Pseudarthrobacter chlorophenolicus A6 genomic window:
- a CDS encoding MaoC family dehydratase — MSPSITDLAAGQEIGSRTVEVTRTDLVKYAGASGDFNPIHWNEAFATGVELPGVIAHGMFTMGSAVQLVTDWAGDPAAVVDFQTRFTKPVLVTDTTGTAEPGATIEVSGTIGKLDAEAGTARVDLTVTAAGQKVLMKAQAVVKLS; from the coding sequence ATGAGCCCCAGCATCACTGACCTGGCAGCCGGCCAGGAGATCGGCAGCCGCACCGTCGAGGTCACCCGCACGGACCTGGTCAAGTACGCAGGCGCCTCCGGCGACTTCAACCCCATCCACTGGAACGAGGCCTTCGCCACCGGCGTGGAACTGCCCGGCGTCATCGCCCACGGCATGTTCACCATGGGTTCGGCCGTCCAGCTGGTGACCGACTGGGCGGGCGACCCGGCCGCCGTCGTCGATTTCCAGACCCGCTTCACCAAGCCCGTCCTGGTCACAGACACCACCGGCACCGCGGAGCCCGGCGCCACTATTGAGGTCAGCGGAACCATTGGAAAGCTCGACGCCGAGGCAGGAACCGCCCGCGTGGACCTCACCGTCACCGCAGCCGGGCAAAAAGTCCTGATGAAGGCCCAGGCCGTCGTCAAGCTCTCCTAG
- a CDS encoding FAS1-like dehydratase domain-containing protein: MTINPDLQGRSYPAAEVYDVGREKIREFARAVKATHPAHFDVDAATALGHRDLVAPPTFAIIVAQRADAQLIEDPDAGIDFSRVVHADQRFTHHRPIFAGDRLVAELHVDGVRAMGGGAMITTRSEIFALGDGDAREQVTTTTSSILVRGEGQ, translated from the coding sequence ATGACTATCAATCCGGATCTGCAGGGCCGGAGCTACCCTGCTGCAGAGGTGTACGACGTCGGCCGTGAGAAGATCCGCGAGTTCGCCCGGGCAGTCAAGGCCACCCATCCCGCACACTTCGATGTCGATGCCGCCACGGCATTGGGCCACCGGGACCTCGTGGCACCGCCCACCTTCGCCATCATCGTCGCCCAGCGCGCCGACGCCCAGCTCATCGAGGATCCGGACGCCGGCATCGACTTCTCCCGCGTGGTCCACGCAGACCAGCGCTTCACCCACCACCGGCCCATTTTCGCCGGTGACCGGCTCGTGGCCGAACTGCACGTGGACGGCGTCCGCGCCATGGGCGGCGGCGCCATGATCACCACCCGCTCCGAAATCTTCGCGCTCGGCGACGGTGACGCCCGCGAGCAGGTCACCACCACCACGTCATCCATCCTGGTCCGCGGAGAGGGACAGTAA
- a CDS encoding DUF3188 domain-containing protein, translating into MLNEFWATAPTSYKVTVFSAMGLIAVGIILNLVGNTSGNQGLAMASLPLIGLGLVLHVVGMVVRGQSIRKNLRR; encoded by the coding sequence GTGCTGAACGAATTCTGGGCCACCGCGCCCACCTCCTACAAAGTCACGGTTTTCAGCGCCATGGGCCTGATCGCCGTCGGCATCATCCTGAACCTCGTGGGCAACACCAGCGGCAACCAGGGCCTGGCCATGGCCTCCCTGCCGCTGATCGGCCTGGGCCTGGTCCTGCATGTGGTGGGCATGGTGGTCCGCGGCCAGTCGATCCGGAAGAACCTGCGCCGCTAG
- a CDS encoding DUF2797 domain-containing protein — protein MTDTRYLVHGVFWDGPPAATAADDGGAPALRLQSPSGDFRELSLRPGARLGFRVAGPAKSCLGHLVVHSSARRDHILCKAAAPAARGRQCERCFVLDESRLIHDFHRGGRVTPGLRDYLMQEHWLYVATFAGGATKVGTASGPRKWNRLAEQGATMARYVARADDGRVVRVLEDLVTAELALTQQVRSSAKTEALLQPLAAGDLDAISSSHAGDVRYLLARTAVGGFTVVDESWVRPAQADAVYGPAARHAYPHPLDGGEHGFTVAAISGANVLARLDGTDSLFVVNLAHLTARTIEPGDFASAVPAVQEALF, from the coding sequence GTGACCGATACCCGCTATCTGGTCCACGGGGTCTTTTGGGATGGTCCGCCCGCCGCCACGGCAGCGGACGACGGCGGCGCCCCGGCACTGCGGCTCCAGTCACCATCCGGGGACTTCCGGGAGTTGAGCCTCCGCCCGGGCGCACGGCTCGGCTTTCGGGTCGCCGGGCCGGCCAAGTCCTGCCTGGGGCACCTGGTGGTCCACTCGTCCGCCCGCCGCGACCACATCCTGTGCAAGGCAGCCGCCCCGGCCGCCAGGGGACGGCAATGCGAACGCTGCTTCGTCCTGGACGAGTCCCGGCTGATCCACGACTTCCACCGTGGCGGCCGGGTGACTCCCGGGCTCCGCGACTACCTGATGCAGGAACATTGGCTGTACGTGGCCACCTTCGCCGGTGGCGCCACGAAGGTGGGTACGGCCTCCGGCCCCAGGAAGTGGAACCGGCTGGCCGAACAGGGTGCCACGATGGCCCGTTACGTGGCACGGGCGGACGACGGCCGGGTGGTCCGGGTCCTGGAGGACCTGGTCACGGCCGAACTGGCGCTCACCCAGCAGGTGCGCTCCAGTGCCAAAACCGAGGCCCTCCTGCAACCGCTGGCCGCGGGAGACCTGGATGCCATCAGCAGCAGCCACGCAGGCGACGTGCGGTACCTGCTGGCACGCACCGCCGTCGGCGGCTTCACCGTGGTTGACGAATCGTGGGTGCGTCCCGCCCAGGCGGACGCCGTCTATGGTCCGGCGGCCCGGCACGCCTACCCCCATCCCCTGGACGGCGGGGAGCACGGCTTTACTGTCGCCGCCATCAGCGGAGCCAACGTCCTGGCCCGGCTGGACGGCACAGATTCACTGTTCGTGGTGAACCTGGCGCACCTGACGGCCAGGACCATTGAACCGGGGGACTTCGCCTCGGCAGTGCCGGCCGTGCAGGAAGCGTTGTTCTAG